The stretch of DNA CAAGCGCCCACCACAGCGGAAACCCGGCGAAGAAGACGATCAGTGGAAACGCAGGGGAATGGATCACCCTTGAGAGCCGCGGATGACGGCGGCGCCGTTGTTCGTGTTCCGGTGAAGACGGTTCGCCCACCGGAGGCGCAGAATGCCAGCTGAGCCTGGATTCCAAGATACGACCTGACACTTTCCCATAGAAAAACCCGACGCAAGGTATGCGGTGATCGCCAGCCTAATACCCAAGAAGATTTTCCGGCAGGGTTTTGAACCAAATTCAACAGACAGGTACAGATGACGGAAATTCAGGTAGCGCGCGCAGAATCACCCCTTATCCTCGTGTGGCAGCAATCTGCCCTTACTGTGCCGTGATCTCGCGGAAATTTATACTTGGTTGTTCCACGTCAAACACTTGGCTCAGTGGTTGAGGTGGTGGGAATAAGTAATTTAAGGGGTTTTCCAGTATTTATAACCACTGCCTGAGTGTTTCATCCGAACTCCGCCTGAACAGATAATGATGCATCCGCGCTTTAACGCCGGGCTCAGTGGCTAGTTTTACGGGATGCGAATGCCGTTTCTCGTGGCTGAGATTCATTTCTTAAGTAGAGGAATATTAATGCGAAGATATATAGCAGTCTTTGCAGGGTTGGCGATGGTGTTGGGTCTCGGCTTTGTCGTCCCCATTGCTGCTTCGGCCTCGAGCCAAACCCTACCAATAGTCGTCAAGGGCACCCCGGTGAACTACACACCGAACGTGCTTGACGGCATCGTNCTTTCTGTTGCGCAGGCCGGGAACATGATTGTCCTAGGCGGCCAATTCACTCAAGTGCAGGCGAGTACTGGCGGGCCGATCCTAGCCCGCAACAATATCGTTGCCTTTAACAAGGACACAGGCGTTATCAGCACTACGTTTGCCCCGCAGTTCAACGCCACGGTCAGGAAGGTTGTTGCCTCCGCTGATGGGCAGTCAGTATACGTGGGTGGACAGTTCGGCACCCTCAACGGGGCCTCCGTACCCAAGGTGGTGAAGTTATCCACCAGCAATGGCTCACGGGTTGCAGCCTTCAATCCGGGGACCATCGATGCAGTGGTCCACGACATGAATCTGGCAGGCAACCTCCTGTATATCGGTGGTGAGTTCACCTCCATCAAGGGTACGGTCCGTACGGACTTGGCCGCGCTTGACCCAACCACCGGGGCCCTGAGCCCCAGCCTTGACGTGACCTTTGCCGGCATGCACTATGGCGGCACCACGTTCGTGCATAAGTTTGATGTCTCCCCGGACGGCAGGACCATGGTGGTGACGGGCAACTTCACCACCATGGACGGCTTAGACCGGGTCCAGGTTGGCATGATTGATCTCTCCACTAACCCCGCCTCCGTCTCCAGCTGGCAAACGAATGCGTGGAAGCCCAGGTGCTACAGCAGCTTTGCCTACTACCTCAACGATCTGGACTTCGCCCCGGACGGTAAGTCATTTGTTCTTGGCTCCACGGGCGGCTACGGCAGTGGTCCACCAAGTCTGTGTGACAGTGTTTCCCGGTGGGAAACCGATGCCACAGGACCTGGTGTTACACCTACCTGGGTGAATTACACCGGAGGCGACAGCGTGTATGCGCTGGAAAACACCGGCAATATTGTCTACTTCGGTGGGCACTTCCGGTGGGTCAATAACCCGTTTGCCGCTGACGCGGCCGGACAGGGCGCCGTCACCAGGACCGGACTTGGTGCACTGGATACCAACAACGGCATGCCCATCAGCTGGAATCCCGGGCGTGACCGCGGGAGAGGTGTCTTTGACTTGATGGCCACCTCCCAGGGACTGTGGGCGGGCTCTGACACGGATCGCATTGCTGGCGGACTTTACCGCGCCCGCATAGCCATGTTCCCCACGGCTGGCGGGACGGCACTCACACCCATGGCCACGGCCCCGGCGCTGCCGGTGGACGTAATGCAAAGCGGCGCAGTAAATGCACCCACCGACGCACGCTATCTCTACCGCATCAACTCTGGGAGGCGCAATCCCCAGCCTTGACGGTGGCGTGGCGTGGCAGGGCGATACCTCCCGCCGGGGAGCAATTATGTTAACGCTGGAAACGCCGCCAGCTACGATACCGTTGGCGCCACCACGTCCAACGTTCCGGCGGACACACCAACCGCAGTTTTCTCCAGCGAGCGGTGGAGTCCCTCGGACAACCCGGTTATGACCTACTCATTCCCCGTTCCTGCGGGCACGCATGCGCAGGTCAGGGTGTACCTCTCCGACCGGTGTTCGTGCACCACTGCGGCGGGCTCCCGTATGTACAGCATGACCGTCAACGGCCAGGCAGTGCTTAACAACTACGACATCAACGGAGCTGTAGGGCACAACGTAGGCACCATGGTTTCGGCAGATGTCACCAGCTCGGGGACCATCACGGTGGCCTTCACCCACAACGTGGAGAACCCGGCTGTCAACGGTGTGGAGATCGTCAATCTGGATGAGCCGGCTCCATCACCAAGCCAGAGCAACCAGATGAAGAACCTGTACTTTGACGGCACCGCTGGTTCTGCAAGTACGGGAACAGTGGCTGGCGCAGTGCCCTGGGACAGCATCCGCGGCGGCTTTGTTGCCAACGGTTCCCTGTACTTGGCCACCACCACCGGTGATTTTCAGAAGAGATCCTTCAATGGGACAACCATTGGGGCTCCGACCGCTCTGAACCTGTACGGGCTGACGAACTTCTCGGCGGACATGCAGTCCATGACGGGGCTGTTCTTCTCTAACGGGCGGATCTATTACACCTTGGCCGGTCAAAGTAACCTGTACATGCGCTACTTCATCCTGGACACAGGCATTGTGGGTGCGCAGCGCTTCACGGTCACGGGGTCCGCAGCAGGACTGGATTGGAAGAACGTCCAGGGTATGTTCCTGGCGAGCGGGAAAATCTATTGGGCTTCAGCAAACGGCAACCTGAACTCGGTGAGCTGGGCTGACAATGTGGTTTCCGGCACTGTCTCTGGCACCTCCACCGTGGTCAGCGGACTAGGTGCGGACGGCACGGATTGGGCAGCGAAGTCACTGATTTCCAAGCCCGGTACCGGATCGGTTGTTCCGCCGAAGAACCAGCCACCCACGGCAGCATTCACCCAATCGTGTACGGGTCTGGCCTGCACGTTCAATGGCTCCACATCAACTGACCGGACGGTACGGTTGTCAGCTACGCGTGGACAACCGCAGACGGGGAGTGGCACTGCGGCAACGTTCAGCCGTACCTTCGCCAGTGCTGGCACCTATGGGGTTACGTTGACGGTCAAGGACAACTTGGGAGCCACCGGGACCGTGACCCAAAACGTGACGGTGTCGGCCCTGCCGCCAGCTAACGTGCCACCAACGGCGTCGTTCATCACCGACTGTACCTACTTGGCGTGCACCCTTGATGGATCCGGTTCCACGGATCCAGATGGAACCATTACAGGGTACTCATGGGCGTTGCCGGGGTGTGACAGCAACGGGGAGGTGGTTTCCTACAGCTTNCCTGCTGCTGGAACCTANCCCGTGACGTTGACCGTCACGGACAACCAGGCAGCCGTGGGTACCAAGACGGCCAACGTTACGGTCACAGCCGATCCGAACCCGCCAGTTAGCACCCCGGTTTCCTTTGTGGCTTCCGCGGCAAGCAGCAACACGGGTTCTGTCATGACCACGTCGCTGAAGATCCCCAGCGACGTCCAGGCTGGGGACATATTGGTGGCAACGTACAGCACCAACTCCGGAACGGCTGACGTCACCACGCCGGCAGGCTGGGACGTGTCCGCGAACGCCAACACGGCATCCATGCGTGGCATGTTCTTCACTAAAGTAGCAACCGCAGCGGATGCGGGTGCCACCTTGTCGGTCAAAATGGCCACCTACGGCCGCGTAACGCTGGTTGTCAGTGCGTACCGGAATGCTCAGCTCTCGGCGGCATCGTTTGTGATGCAGCCGGAAACGGTGAGCAGGGCAGCGCATACAACGCCAACCGCCGCAGCGGGCAGTGGCAACTGGGCACTCCAGTACTGGTCTGATAAGACTGCAGCAACAACAGCGTGGACGGCACCTGCTGGACAAACTGTGCGGCAGACTGGCGCTGGCGATGGTGCTGGGCACATGAGTTGGCTTCTGACTGACAGCAACGGCCAGCTGGCCGGCACGCAGGCAGGCGGGCTGACGGCTACTGCCAACAGCGCATCAGCCAGTGCTGTCATGGGAACGGTGGTGCTGGCACCCTCAACCCCTGATACTGCTAACAGGTGACAGAGGTACCAACAGGACATAGGGCCGTGGGTCCCGCCATTGACCAATGGCGAGACCCACGGCCCTTGTGCTGTTCCAGAGGCCTTTCCACAGGTAGAGACCAGGGAACACCAATCAATGCAATAATTAGGTGAAACGGATATGACGTATTCAGCTGTATCCCGGCCCGCCGATCAACGGTCGGCTGCACTATTGCCCAGGAGCACAGATTTGGTGACAGGACCCGCCCACCCCGAACACACCTCTCATCTGACAGCTGTGGAGCTGAGCGATATGGAGGTTCAGCGCATTCGCAACGACTTNCCCATTCTGGAACAAGAGGTCAATGGGAAGCCGCTGGTCTATCTTGACTCCGGTGCCACCTCACAAAACCCGCTCAGCGTGATGGAAGCTGAGCAGGAATTTTATGAGCAGCGCAATTCCGCCGTGCACCGCGGCGCCCACACCCTGGCCGTTGACGCCACCGATGCCTTCGAAGACGCCCGCGAGAGCGTGGCAGCGTTCATCGGTGCCAACAACAATGAGCTCGTCTGGACGCAAAACGCCACTGCAGGGCTAAACCTGATTGCTTATTCCTTTGGCAACGCCAGCATTGGCACGGTCTCTGAAGCAGGGAAGAAATTCGCGCTCGGAGCAGGGGATGAAGTCCTCGTCACCGAGATGGAGCACCATGCCAATCTGATCCCGTGGCAGGAGCTGTGCCGCCGCACTGGTGCGTCGTTAAAGTTTATCCCCATCCACGACGACGGCACCCTGGACATGGATGCTGTGGCAACGCTGATCAACCATCACACAAAAGTCTTCGCGTTCACCCATGTCTCCAACGTCACCGGTGTTATCAACCCGGTTGCCGAGCTGGCTGCCATGGCCCACGCCGTGGGTGCCCTAGTGGTTCTTGACGCCTGCCAGTCGGCCCCGCACCTGCCCTTTGATGTGAAGGCACTCGGTGTGGACTTTGCCGTATTCTCCGGTCACAAGATGCTCGGCCCCACGGGTATTGGAGGGTTGTACGGCCGTGCCGAACTACTCGATGCCATGCCGCCGTTNTTGACCGGTGGTTCCATGATCACCACCGTTACCATGGAGCGGGCGGAGTACTTGCCTGCNCCGCAGCGCTTCGAAGCCGGCACCCAAGCCATCTCCCAGGTCGTGGCCCTGGCTGCCGCTACAAATTATCTCCACGAAACCGGGATGGAGCGGATTCATCGTTGGGAAGCGGCACTGGGCCAGCGCTTGGTCAGCGGGCTCGAAGCCATTGACGGTATCAGGGTTTTGGGTCCTGCCTCNGGCATNCCCCGAGCAGGGCTGGCCGCCTTTGAGGTGGCAGGNGTGCACGCGCACGACGTCGGCCAGTTCCTTGACGCTGCCGGGATCGCCGTTCGCGTGGGTCACCATTGCGCTCAACCCCTGCACCGCCGGCTGGGACTGAATTCATCCACTCGGGCCAGCACTTATTTGTACAACACCACCGCTGACGTTGATGCATTCCTAGCCGCGGTGGCCGGGGTACGCAGCTACTTTGGCGTGGCAGGAGAAAANCCATGAGTGCGTTGGATTCGTTATACCAGCAAATCATTTTGGAAGAGTCCAAGACTCGGCGGGGCGGTGACCTACGGGACGATCAGCTAGACGGGCTGCATTTGCCTGACAATGTAGGCCAGTGCCACCAGCTCAACCCTGTGTGCGGGGACGAGATCACGCTGCGCATTGAGACTGCCGGCGATGAAGTCTCGGGCATTCATTGGGCNGGGGACGGGTGCTCAATTTCGATGGCGTCGGCCTCCATCCTCAGCGACATGCTGGTGGGATTGAGCCGTTCTCAGGTGGCGTCTCTGATGGCAAGTTTTCGCGAGGTAATGCGCTCGCGCGGCAAGCTTGTTGCTGACGAAGAAGTACTCGGCGATGCAGCCGCTTTATCGGGTGTCTCGAAGTTCCCGGCCAGGGTCAAATGCGCCATGCTGGCCTGGGTTGCTGCCGAGGACGCGCTGAACCAGACGCTCTAAGCCTCGCAGGCAAAACCGTCGCCGGCGTGGGCAGCTTAGACCCGCTGCTCAGCGTGCAGTGCGCGGTGACGCAGCCGCCGCCACATAAATAGCACCAGCAGCGCCCCAATGAGAGCGCCTGAGGTATTGGCCAGGACGTCGCTCCATGCGGGGAAACGTTGGGGCAGAAATAGAGCCTGGGCCAGTTCCACTGCACCGGAAACTGCAGCGGCGAGCGGCACCGNCANAAACCATCTGCGGCGAGGCAGTCGAAGGGCTAACACTATACCGAACGGTACGAACAAAAGTATGTTCGCAACGAACTCGATTTNTCGGTAACCCACCAACCATCCAGGGACGCCGTGATTGTGCAGCCAGTCGATGGTGTGTGTCAAGGNCCCGTCAATAGGCCTGTCCACGGGGANTGGCCAGAACAGGATGCCTGCGAGTGCCAGCAAATAGACAACGGCTAGAACGGTGGCCACTTTGTGGCTGGTTGTACGCACACATCCAGTCTAGAGGTACACGTGCAGGACGCTGACGTATAGTGATGGCCCGGGGCAGAAGCTCCAGGACATGAGGTGTTCCAAGGTCCCTGATGCCAGGCGGTCAGCTGGGGTGGGCCAAACTTCTATAGAACCCGGACTACAAGATATGCGGCCGTTAGGCGCAGGGATATGCGGTGGAGTGTGGGGTTCACAGCACAACGTTACGCCGCGTTGACGTAGCAATGAGTCAGTTGACTTGCGGTTTCGTTGCCGCACGAACGTAGGGGGCNAAGCTTCTTTGCTGCGGCGCAGTGCAACCCACCTTCGAGCAGGCGGATCAGTTCTGTTGTCAGATCGCCCAGTCGGGCTGCCCNCACCATCATGCTAGAACTGCGCAGGCTCAGGGCGGCGTCCATGGCGTCCTCATGGTGGTGTGCCACCACTGCGTCATTGATGCGTTCAAAACGCCCAGGCCACATGTCAATATAACGGCACACAAAATTTCGGCACAGTGACTGCTCCCNCGAAAGGGATTCTTCCAAGTCTTGAAGGGTCTCGGCACAGACCAAGGGCAAGTTCTTGATGCTCACGATTTTCTGTGCCTCCTGCCCGTCTATGCTCTGGCTCCCTGTTGGTAGCCTGACTCAAGAATATCGTTCAAAACGGGCTTGTGGCTGCTTTTCTCATAAATGGAACTAACCTGACTAAACCTTAAGGATCGGCTTGTAGCGGCGCCATTTATCCTATCCAAAAGGACAGTTTTTCATCCAAATGGACAGTGATTTGGATAATTTTGAAAATACTCTTGAGGTGATCTTGTGTTGGGGAGAATGCGATCAAAGGGTCTATGAATGAACCTGTGACACTTCCTATGTTGCATCTTCTAACAAACGGCGTGCGTTGCGGGTATTGATGCTGGTTCCATCAACTGTGGCCAAACATCCCGGCAGTACAAACGTCATGGAAGTTCCCACACCTTGAGCACTGCGCAAGGAAATAGTTCCGCCATGTTTTGCCACAATGGTCTTAGTAATCATCAGCCCCAAACCAATCCCGGGAATGGAACGCAGCATTGCGGACTTAGCGCGGAAGAATTTAGTGAAAGCCTCGGCTTGTTCCGCGCTACTCATCCCCATTCCAGTGTCTTGAACCTCGCACCACAAATCGGAGCCTTGTGCCCAGGCACGCACAGTGACCGTCCCGCCGTCGGNGGAGTACTTGACGGCGTTGGAGACCAGATTATCCAGCACCTGGCCCACCCGGCGTGCGTCGATGAACGCTTCCAAGGGAGCATCTACTTGAGTAGAGAGGACAACGTTATTGGCGGCAGCGGCTGGAGCAGCCGATCCCACGCTTTCGGACACCAGCTGCGCAACATCAGCCCGGGCCACGTTGAGCGTCACGGAATCTGTGCTGAGCAGGTCCGAAACCAAGGCGCTCAGCCGGTCCACGTTGCGTGAAGCAATGTTCAAATACTGTTGGACATGCGGCGGTAACTCTGCAGCCTCCTCCAATGCCATCTCCAAATATCCTTGAATTGAGGTCAGTGGGGTCCTGAACTCGTGGGAAACGTTGGATACGAAGTCATNTTTGGCCTCTAAAGCTGACATCATCTCAGTGATGTCGTGGAAGGCGATGACGGCGCCATCGAAGTTTCCCTCCTCGTCAAGCATGGGGCGCGCAGCAGTGGAAACAGCCCTTGCTCTATNCCCTGATCCCAGCCAGAGCTGGTAATTGGTAAACTCTTCGGCCCTGATAGCGCGGCGAACAGGGCGTTCTTCAGTAGGCACTAGGGTGAGCGAGTCCTGGTTAAAGACGAGTAGCTCTTNTTCCTCCGGATCGGCAATATCATCTGGCACGGCATGGCTGTGAAGGACACCTTGAGCAGAATTCATCAGCAGGTCATTGCCGTCCGCATCCACCACCACCACGCCCACCGCCACCGTATCCAGTACCGTTGCCANAAGCCGTTCTCGCTGCTGGCTTGCAGCCAGAGCCTCGCGCAACTGGGTGTCCTTAGCCTGCAGGGCCCTTCGCTGGACGTTCATAGTGTTGGTCACGGCAACCACGGTGGTGGCGAAGGCAAACACCACCAGTGGAANAAGCAATGGCTTGACTAACTGCTCAAGCGTAAAACCGCTGGAGGAAGTCAAAACAGGAAGCCACACGATGAGCAAGGCTGCTATCACACTGACTATGATTGCCGTGCGTTTGGCCAGTCCGGCCGCAGCCAACCNAAAGACGGGGAAAAATATCATCAAGCCAACAGCTGTGAGGAACTGCTGATTGCCTCCACGAAACAGGCCAATGGCCAAAANATCCAGGTAGGNGATGATCAGGAACGCACCACGGGGCAGTTGCTCCCATGGCAAAGNCAAAGCCGCGAGCAAAAGTACGCCGTGCAACGCCAAGGCAGCTAAGAACAACGGCTCGTGAAATGACTTCGGATAAAAAGCCAGCGCAATAAGCACTGTAACGATCATCAGAAGCGATAGCGGCAATTGGGTGAGGAAGACCCTCTTACGCAAGCCCTGTAGCCGGTAAAAGTGACTATCTGCGACGTCCATCGAACCAGAGTGGGTCATGATTGCTTTCGTCCTTGAATGTTATTGCACTACAGGCGCGTAACTAAGCTGTATCTCAGCAAATCTACACGGGCAGGTTGGAATGCCGTTCTCTAATGTTGGTATACGTCGGNGGTGCCATCGCCGTCGTCATCGCGGGTTTCCAGCTCGGCTATGGCACGGTAGTGCCGGTTCCGGAAGCGTAGGACCACTGTGGCCAGCAGAGCTGCGATGACCGACCCGGCCAGTATGGCCACCTTCGCGTGGCCGTAGTGTGGCGCGTCATCGCCGAAGCTGAGCTCGCTGATAAGTAAGGAGACGGTGAAGCCAACGCCGGCCAATAGCGCCAGCCCAGCGACATCCACCCAGGCCAGTCCGTCGTCGAGCTCCGCCTTGGTGGTTTTAGTGACGATCCACGTGGAGCCGAAGACGCCTATGAACTTGCCCACCACCAGAGCCAACACGATGCCAATAGCGACGGTGTCTGAGAGTGCACTCTTTAGCCCTGCAAGACCACCCACGGCCACGCCGGCTGAGAAGAAAGCGANAAGAGGCACAGCCAGCCCTGCAGACACCGGGCGCATGAGGTGTTCAAAATGTTCGGCCAAACCGGGGCCGGCTTCCGGTCCACNCCGCTTGGCGCTGCGGATCACGGGGACCGCAAAGCCGAGCAGTACCCCGGCCACCGTGGCATGGACGCCCGATGCATGCACCAGCGCCCACGTGGCGGCAGCGAGGGNGATGAGCAGGTACCAAGAACTGATGCGCTTTTGCACCAGTAAGGTGAAGGCCAGCAAGGGTAAGAGTGCCAGTGCGAGGAACTGGAAGTGCATTTCACCGGGATAGAACACGGCGATGATGGCGATAGCAATGAGATCATCCACAACAGCCAGTGTCAGCAAGAAGGTGCGCAGTGCGCTGGGCAGGTGGGTGCTGATCACAGCTAGGACAGCCAACGCGAAGGCAATGTCAGTGGCGGTGGGTATGGCCCAGCCCTTGAGAACTTCAGGGCCAGCAGAGACATTCACCGCAACAAAGATCAAGGCAGGGACTATGACCCCGCCAATAGCGGCCGCAATGGGCACGACCGCCTTAGCCGGGTTGCGCAGATCACCGGCCACAAATTCACGTTTGAGTTCGAGCCCGGCAACAAAGAAGAAGATTGCCAGGAGACCGTCGGCTGCCCACGTGCCCAAACTCAGGTTCAAATGGAGGGACTCGGGGCCTATGCGGAAATCGCGGAAGCCAAAATAACCCTCAGCCCACGGTGAGTTGGCCCATACCAAGGCCAAAACCGTCGCCACCAGCAGCAGTGCTCCGCCAACAGTTTCGGATCGTAGGATTTGGCTGATGCGCACCGATTCGGCGTAGCTGCCTCGAGTAAAAATTCGGCGGGGTAAATTCATGGCCATGGCTTTGAGCCTTCTAACGTTGGGCAATGTTCAAGGGAACAATTGGGTTCGACTATTGCATTGCCGACCAGACTTCCCGGCGCAC from Arthrobacter polaris encodes:
- a CDS encoding PKD domain-containing protein, which encodes MAGRYLPPGSNYVNAGNAASYDTVGATTSNVPADTPTAVFSSERWSPSDNPVMTYSFPVPAGTHAQVRVYLSDRCSCTTAAGSRMYSMTVNGQAVLNNYDINGAVGHNVGTMVSADVTSSGTITVAFTHNVENPAVNGVEIVNLDEPAPSPSQSNQMKNLYFDGTAGSASTGTVAGAVPWDSIRGGFVANGSLYLATTTGDFQKRSFNGTTIGAPTALNLYGLTNFSADMQSMTGLFFSNGRIYYTLAGQSNLYMRYFILDTGIVGAQRFTVTGSAAGLDWKNVQGMFLASGKIYWASANGNLNSVSWADNVVSGTVSGTSTVVSGLGADGTDWAAKSLISKPGTGSVVPPKNQPPTAAFTQSCTGLACTFNGSTSTDRTVRLSATRGQPQTGSGTAATFSRTFASAGTYGVTLTVKDNLGATGTVTQNVTVSALPPANVPPTASFITDCTYLACTLDGSGSTDPDGTITGYSWALPGCDSNGEVVSYSXPAAGTXPVTLTVTDNQAAVGTKTANVTVTADPNPPVSTPVSFVASAASSNTGSVMTTSLKIPSDVQAGDILVATYSTNSGTADVTTPAGWDVSANANTASMRGMFFTKVATAADAGATLSVKMATYGRVTLVVSAYRNAQLSAASFVMQPETVSRAAHTTPTAAAGSGNWALQYWSDKTAATTAWTAPAGQTVRQTGAGDGAGHMSWLLTDSNGQLAGTQAGGLTATANSASASAVMGTVVLAPSTPDTANR
- a CDS encoding cysteine desulfurase; this encodes MEVQRIRNDXPILEQEVNGKPLVYLDSGATSQNPLSVMEAEQEFYEQRNSAVHRGAHTLAVDATDAFEDARESVAAFIGANNNELVWTQNATAGLNLIAYSFGNASIGTVSEAGKKFALGAGDEVLVTEMEHHANLIPWQELCRRTGASLKFIPIHDDGTLDMDAVATLINHHTKVFAFTHVSNVTGVINPVAELAAMAHAVGALVVLDACQSAPHLPFDVKALGVDFAVFSGHKMLGPTGIGGLYGRAELLDAMPPXLTGGSMITTVTMERAEYLPAPQRFEAGTQAISQVVALAAATNYLHETGMERIHRWEAALGQRLVSGLEAIDGIRVLGPASGXPRAGLAAFEVAGVHAHDVGQFLDAAGIAVRVGHHCAQPLHRRLGLNSSTRASTYLYNTTADVDAFLAAVAGVRSYFGVAGEXP
- the sufU gene encoding Fe-S cluster assembly sulfur transfer protein SufU; translated protein: MSALDSLYQQIILEESKTRRGGDLRDDQLDGLHLPDNVGQCHQLNPVCGDEITLRIETAGDEVSGIHWAGDGCSISMASASILSDMLVGLSRSQVASLMASFREVMRSRGKLVADEEVLGDAAALSGVSKFPARVKCAMLAWVAAEDALNQTL
- a CDS encoding VanZ family protein, producing MRTTSHKVATVLAVVYLLALAGILFWPXPVDRPIDGXLTHTIDWLHNHGVPGWLVGYRXIEFVANILLFVPFGIVLALRLPRRRWFXXVPLAAAVSGAVELAQALFLPQRFPAWSDVLANTSGALIGALLVLFMWRRLRHRALHAEQRV
- a CDS encoding cell wall metabolism sensor histidine kinase WalK, giving the protein MTHSGSMDVADSHFYRLQGLRKRVFLTQLPLSLLMIVTVLIALAFYPKSFHEPLFLAALALHGVLLLAALXLPWEQLPRGAFLIIXYLDXLAIGLFRGGNQQFLTAVGLMIFFPVFXLAAAGLAKRTAIIVSVIAALLIVWLPVLTSSSGFTLEQLVKPLLXPLVVFAFATTVVAVTNTMNVQRRALQAKDTQLREALAASQQRERLXATVLDTVAVGVVVVDADGNDLLMNSAQGVLHSHAVPDDIADPEEXELLVFNQDSLTLVPTEERPVRRAIRAEEFTNYQLWLGSGXRARAVSTAARPMLDEEGNFDGAVIAFHDITEMMSALEAKXDFVSNVSHEFRTPLTSIQGYLEMALEEAAELPPHVQQYLNIASRNVDRLSALVSDLLSTDSVTLNVARADVAQLVSESVGSAAPAAAANNVVLSTQVDAPLEAFIDARRVGQVLDNLVSNAVKYSXDGGTVTVRAWAQGSDLWCEVQDTGMGMSSAEQAEAFTKFFRAKSAMLRSIPGIGLGLMITKTIVAKHGGTISLRSAQGVGTSMTFVLPGCLATVDGTSINTRNARRLLEDAT
- the nhaA gene encoding Na+/H+ antiporter NhaA; its protein translation is MAMNLPRRIFTRGSYAESVRISQILRSETVGGALLLVATVLALVWANSPWAEGYFGFRDFRIGPESLHLNLSLGTWAADGLLAIFFFVAGLELKREFVAGDLRNPAKAVVPIAAAIGGVIVPALIFVAVNVSAGPEVLKGWAIPTATDIAFALAVLAVISTHLPSALRTFLLTLAVVDDLIAIAIIAVFYPGEMHFQFLALALLPLLAFTLLVQKRISSWYLLIXLAAATWALVHASGVHATVAGVLLGFAVPVIRSAKRXGPEAGPGLAEHFEHLMRPVSAGLAVPLXAFFSAGVAVGGLAGLKSALSDTVAIGIVLALVVGKFIGVFGSTWIVTKTTKAELDDGLAWVDVAGLALLAGVGFTVSLLISELSFGDDAPHYGHAKVAILAGSVIAALLATVVLRFRNRHYRAIAELETRDDDGDGTXDVYQH